A genome region from Brooklawnia propionicigenes includes the following:
- a CDS encoding Eco57I restriction-modification methylase domain-containing protein, whose translation MAAESFVGVRVAGGLLPAELLSRIAAGELAGQTSGDYHLAPGETVREAANRAWAYLTGVWATYRQAAEKLPESDRGTTLTRERWLLILLRELGYGRVPTTPAGGLAAGDKRLPISHVWEYVPVHLLGHRIDLDRRTVGVAGAATSSPQSMVQELLNRSDANQWAILSNGLTLRLLRDSTSLVGSAYIEFDLEAIFDGDLFADFLLLFSVCHQSRLEVRDPEKGPASCWLEAWRTESLESGSRALNQLRDGVIQAITTLGTGLLGHPANSQLRDGLADGSLRIEDINHGLLRVVYRLLFTFVAEDRGLLLAPDADPAIRQRYRDYFSTERLRRTARRRRGTRHTDQWRALNLVWDGLGSVDGRPELGLVGIGGLFEPGALDLFRGCDLSNDALLRAVRYLSLVEEPGSKMKRVVDYRHLGAEELGSIYEALLEFVPSWDAGRRVFELLSAAGNDRKSTGSYYTPTSLIDCLLDSALDPVLDRAERKPDPEAALLALTVCDPACGSGHFLVAAARRIAKRVAAIRTGDPEPPPERVREALGDVVGRCIYGVDLNPLAAELAKVSLWLETLDPGRPLAFLDAQIKVGNSLIGATPALMAQGVPDAAFVALEGDDKKTTTALKKQNKAERSGQDLLFGDDDVALTLDAAVAGDLSALIGGGRPASLADIHARQQRLKAVEANPGLQQQRLLADAWCAAFVWPKQPGGPKAITDRSLHALARGEALPPATLATVHELAAEYRFFHWHLEFPHLFRPGGPTDGPGWRGGFDVVLGNPPWEHIELKEQEFFAVRSPEIGAASGARRKRLIDGLPETNPALAAEYASAKRHIDGTRHFLANSGRYPLCGRGRIKTDTVFAELGRHLMASHGRFGLVLPTGIATDATTQYFFKDLVERANLVSLYDFENRRPLFEGVDSRFKFCLLTLTGRDERVAQAEFAFFAHDSSDLLKDDARFELTPEEIQLLNPNTGTCPIFRTRRDAEITLGIYRRVPVLINENDPVNGNPWGISFMQGLFNMTSDSHLFHTRHELEADGWTLNGNVFERSLDGGGVARMLPLYEAKMIHLYDTRWATYEPDGSIRPMTEEEKATRPSPMPRYWVPESDVDRKLAGRWDKNWFLGWRDICRATDERTSISTVLPRVALGNKIPVAMPDCSLAQATMLQAALASFALDFAARQKLGSITMNYFVFMQLPVLRPDAFSRSDLPVRGGLSAWLSRRVDRLNGWIADEQERGWVRAEIDAAVFHLFGLSRDEVSYVMDTFPIVKRKDEAAFGAYRTKDLILSAYDAMAEAKSSGRTYQPPWPQEVHA comes from the coding sequence ATGGCAGCCGAGTCGTTCGTGGGGGTTCGGGTGGCAGGAGGTCTGCTGCCCGCAGAGCTGTTGTCGCGGATCGCGGCGGGCGAGTTGGCCGGGCAGACGTCTGGGGACTACCACCTGGCTCCCGGCGAGACCGTTCGTGAGGCGGCGAACCGCGCGTGGGCGTACCTAACCGGCGTATGGGCGACCTATCGGCAGGCGGCCGAGAAGCTCCCCGAGTCGGACCGCGGCACCACGCTGACCCGCGAGCGGTGGCTGCTGATCCTGCTCCGCGAGCTGGGTTACGGGCGGGTACCCACCACCCCCGCAGGTGGTCTGGCTGCCGGCGATAAGCGACTGCCAATTTCGCACGTGTGGGAGTACGTGCCGGTGCACTTGCTGGGGCACCGGATCGATCTGGACCGGCGCACGGTAGGTGTGGCGGGCGCGGCCACATCATCGCCGCAGTCGATGGTGCAGGAATTGCTCAATCGCTCTGACGCCAACCAGTGGGCAATCCTGAGCAATGGCCTGACGCTGCGGCTGCTTCGGGATTCGACGTCGCTGGTCGGCTCCGCCTACATCGAGTTCGACCTGGAGGCTATCTTCGACGGCGATCTGTTCGCCGACTTCCTGCTGCTGTTCAGCGTGTGCCACCAGTCGCGGCTGGAGGTGCGCGATCCGGAGAAGGGGCCGGCGTCGTGCTGGCTGGAGGCGTGGCGCACCGAGTCGCTCGAGTCCGGCTCGCGGGCCCTCAACCAGCTCCGCGACGGGGTGATCCAGGCGATCACCACGCTCGGCACCGGGTTGCTGGGGCACCCGGCGAACAGCCAGTTGCGCGACGGGCTCGCCGACGGCAGCCTGCGCATCGAGGACATCAACCACGGCCTGCTGCGGGTGGTATACCGGCTGCTGTTCACGTTCGTCGCCGAGGACCGCGGCCTGCTGCTCGCCCCGGACGCCGACCCGGCAATCCGGCAGCGCTACCGCGATTACTTCTCGACAGAGCGCCTGCGGCGCACGGCCCGACGTCGGCGCGGCACCCGGCACACCGACCAATGGCGCGCGCTCAACCTGGTCTGGGACGGCCTCGGCTCGGTCGATGGACGCCCCGAGCTGGGCCTGGTCGGCATCGGTGGCCTGTTCGAACCCGGCGCCCTGGACCTGTTCCGGGGGTGCGACCTGTCGAACGATGCACTACTGCGGGCGGTCCGATACCTGAGCCTGGTCGAGGAGCCCGGCTCGAAGATGAAGCGCGTCGTCGACTACCGACACCTGGGTGCCGAGGAACTCGGCTCCATCTACGAGGCGCTGCTGGAGTTCGTGCCCTCGTGGGACGCCGGCCGGCGGGTGTTCGAGCTGTTGTCCGCCGCAGGTAACGACCGCAAGTCAACGGGCTCGTACTACACGCCCACCTCCCTGATCGACTGCCTGCTGGATTCGGCGCTCGACCCCGTGCTCGACCGCGCCGAGCGCAAACCCGACCCCGAGGCGGCTCTGCTGGCGCTGACCGTGTGCGATCCTGCCTGCGGCTCGGGGCATTTTCTGGTGGCAGCCGCGCGCCGGATCGCCAAGCGGGTCGCGGCCATCCGCACGGGCGACCCCGAGCCACCGCCCGAGCGAGTCCGGGAGGCCCTTGGTGATGTCGTCGGACGCTGCATCTACGGCGTCGACCTCAACCCCTTGGCGGCTGAGCTGGCCAAGGTGTCGCTGTGGCTGGAGACCCTCGACCCAGGACGCCCGCTGGCATTCTTGGACGCCCAGATCAAGGTCGGTAATTCGCTGATCGGCGCCACCCCTGCACTCATGGCGCAGGGGGTGCCCGACGCGGCGTTCGTTGCATTGGAGGGTGACGACAAGAAGACAACCACGGCCCTAAAGAAGCAGAACAAGGCCGAGCGCTCCGGGCAGGACCTCCTGTTCGGCGACGACGATGTCGCGCTGACCCTGGACGCCGCCGTCGCGGGCGATCTGAGCGCGCTGATCGGCGGTGGCCGCCCTGCGTCGCTGGCCGATATTCACGCCCGCCAGCAGCGACTCAAGGCGGTTGAGGCCAACCCTGGGCTGCAACAGCAACGGCTGCTCGCGGATGCCTGGTGCGCCGCATTCGTCTGGCCGAAGCAGCCGGGCGGACCCAAGGCCATCACCGATCGCAGCTTGCACGCCCTCGCGCGCGGCGAAGCGCTGCCACCGGCCACCCTCGCGACCGTCCACGAACTCGCCGCAGAGTACCGGTTCTTTCACTGGCACCTCGAGTTCCCGCACCTGTTCCGCCCCGGAGGTCCCACCGACGGACCGGGCTGGCGCGGCGGCTTCGACGTGGTGCTCGGCAACCCGCCTTGGGAGCACATCGAGCTGAAAGAGCAGGAGTTCTTCGCGGTCCGGTCGCCCGAGATCGGTGCAGCGAGTGGCGCGCGACGCAAGCGACTCATCGACGGTCTTCCTGAGACCAATCCGGCACTTGCGGCCGAGTATGCCAGCGCGAAGCGCCACATCGATGGCACGCGCCACTTCTTGGCCAACTCGGGCCGTTACCCCTTGTGTGGGCGCGGCCGGATCAAGACAGACACGGTCTTCGCTGAACTGGGTAGACATCTCATGGCCTCGCACGGGCGGTTCGGGCTCGTTCTTCCGACCGGAATCGCCACCGATGCCACCACGCAGTACTTCTTCAAGGACTTGGTAGAGCGCGCAAACCTCGTGAGTCTCTACGACTTTGAGAACCGCAGGCCTCTCTTCGAAGGTGTGGACAGCCGTTTCAAGTTCTGCCTGCTCACTCTCACCGGCCGGGACGAGCGCGTTGCCCAAGCGGAGTTCGCATTCTTCGCTCACGACTCCTCCGACCTGCTGAAGGACGATGCCCGCTTCGAGCTCACCCCCGAGGAGATCCAGCTCCTCAACCCCAACACGGGCACGTGCCCCATCTTCCGGACCCGCCGGGATGCCGAGATCACCCTCGGCATCTACCGCCGCGTCCCGGTGCTGATCAACGAGAACGACCCGGTCAACGGCAACCCTTGGGGCATCAGCTTCATGCAGGGGCTGTTCAACATGACCAGCGACTCGCACCTGTTCCACACCCGCCACGAACTTGAGGCCGACGGTTGGACCCTCAACGGGAACGTATTTGAGCGCTCCCTCGATGGGGGGGGGGTAGCTCGAATGCTCCCGCTGTATGAAGCCAAGATGATTCACCTCTACGACACCCGCTGGGCGACCTACGAGCCGGACGGGTCGATTCGGCCGATGACCGAGGAGGAGAAGGCCACGCGGCCAAGTCCGATGCCCCGCTACTGGGTGCCGGAGTCGGATGTGGATCGCAAGCTCGCGGGCCGGTGGGACAAGAACTGGTTCCTTGGATGGCGGGATATCTGTCGAGCGACCGATGAAAGAACCAGCATCTCGACAGTCCTGCCACGTGTCGCGTTGGGAAACAAGATCCCTGTCGCCATGCCCGATTGCTCCTTGGCGCAGGCCACGATGCTCCAAGCGGCGCTGGCATCCTTTGCACTCGACTTCGCGGCACGGCAGAAGCTCGGCAGCATCACCATGAACTACTTCGTGTTCATGCAGCTTCCCGTTCTTCGTCCTGACGCGTTCTCGCGGTCAGACCTGCCCGTGAGGGGCGGTCTCTCGGCTTGGCTGTCGCGGCGCGTGGATAGGCTCAACGGGTGGATCGCGGACGAGCAAGAGCGTGGCTGGGTCCGCGCCGAGATTGACGCTGCTGTCTTCCATCTGTTCGGGCTTTCGCGCGATGAGGTGTCGTACGTGATGGATACCTTCCCGATCGTGAAGCGCAAGGACGAGGCGGCCTTCGGGGCGTACCGGACCAAGGACCTGATCCTGTCCGCGTATGACGCGATGGCCGAGGCGAAGTCGTCGGGTCGCACCTATCAGCCACCCTGGCCACAGGAGGTTCACGCATGA
- a CDS encoding McrC family protein, whose amino-acid sequence MANPLILREGDPPRLVELRRPVADALAAAGVVQVALTDRPGWWEVTPGTQIGVVSVAGLQVVIEPKIDISRLVFLMGYARRPDFWCDNWAQLDADADLPEALADAFVRLAKRALEQGLLKGYVTVDETSAVLRGRVREADQLRRRWGRSIPLEVRYDEFTVDIAENQVLLAAVKQLLRTPGVGVRHRAGLQRLRLQLADVTAPGRDCARVSWVASRLNARYVPALELAELVLAGRSFEQRVGDLVVSGYLVNMATIFEDFVTVALREAFKPLGGRSRLQYRTHLDEAEAVPVRPDFVWSDAGVPRVVVDAKYKAEKPSGFPQADLYQMLAYCTVLGLPIGHLVYAKGNEDARAHVVRRSGVRIVTHALDLDVEPAELLATMSELVDAMVLSTEPEPFVAG is encoded by the coding sequence GTGGCGAACCCGCTGATCCTGCGTGAGGGTGACCCGCCGCGGTTGGTGGAGTTGCGGCGTCCGGTCGCGGACGCGTTGGCCGCGGCGGGGGTCGTCCAGGTCGCGCTGACGGATCGTCCGGGGTGGTGGGAGGTGACTCCGGGCACGCAGATCGGGGTCGTCAGCGTGGCTGGGTTGCAGGTGGTGATCGAGCCGAAGATCGACATCAGCCGGCTGGTCTTCTTGATGGGCTACGCGCGGCGCCCGGACTTCTGGTGCGACAACTGGGCGCAGTTGGACGCCGACGCCGACTTGCCCGAGGCCCTCGCAGACGCGTTCGTGCGGTTGGCGAAGCGCGCGCTGGAGCAGGGGCTACTCAAGGGTTATGTCACCGTGGACGAGACCTCGGCGGTCTTGCGGGGGCGGGTGCGGGAGGCGGACCAGCTGCGGCGCCGCTGGGGGCGGAGTATTCCACTCGAGGTGCGCTACGACGAGTTCACCGTCGACATCGCCGAGAACCAAGTGCTGTTGGCGGCGGTGAAGCAGCTGCTGCGCACGCCGGGGGTCGGTGTCCGGCATCGGGCGGGGTTGCAGCGGCTGCGGCTGCAGTTGGCGGACGTGACCGCACCGGGGCGGGACTGTGCCCGGGTTTCGTGGGTGGCGTCGCGATTGAACGCCCGGTACGTGCCGGCGTTGGAGTTGGCGGAGTTGGTGCTGGCAGGGCGGTCGTTCGAGCAGCGGGTGGGCGATCTGGTGGTGTCGGGTTATCTGGTCAACATGGCGACGATCTTCGAGGACTTCGTCACGGTTGCCTTGCGGGAGGCGTTCAAGCCGCTCGGTGGGCGTTCGCGGTTGCAGTACCGCACCCATCTGGACGAGGCCGAAGCGGTGCCGGTGCGTCCGGACTTCGTGTGGTCGGACGCCGGCGTCCCTCGGGTGGTGGTCGACGCCAAGTACAAGGCCGAGAAACCCAGCGGATTCCCGCAGGCCGATCTCTACCAGATGCTCGCCTATTGCACGGTGCTGGGGCTGCCGATCGGTCATCTGGTGTACGCCAAGGGCAACGAGGACGCCCGTGCGCACGTCGTCCGGCGCTCCGGCGTCCGGATCGTCACGCATGCCCTCGACTTGGATGTGGAGCCGGCCGAGTTGCTGGCCACGATGTCGGAGCTGGTCGACGCGATGGTCCTCTCGACGGAGCCTGAGCCGTTTGTCGCTGGCTAG
- a CDS encoding AAA family ATPase: MTSMGHREQAADVIDDAVKPGGDRGVNAWVVRAGSQGEAEASNLELGRASIGWPEVPDMSAVASREQLREIVDGLYPAASAQSRAVTTGQLWAFRSSIAVGDLVVMPLKTQPGMIALGRSTGTYRYDAGGPESARHYVPVQWQPDPVSRDALQPDLLAMVNGAMTVFSVSRNDAAERLQAVAEHGVDPGSGSGDGSQEPVRRWLLYRSLLEVLAEHGRPLRRSEAYERVAERLDGQLTDYELATFRDTDDTARWRHNLGWGTTDMVAAGWMTKTREGWAITDAGREALASHPDGAGLDVDSDRAYRDRLKARKADPGSETGYAQILEAALELLEPGQWTTYDELAVVANTNAQTVGNFMNTTTADGAHRVLGKDGRPASSFAWSDGRADDVREVLEVEGVQFDESGAASERQHVRTEDFRAFLEEKGVLVALPRRAWLVRGSSVDGHDLVPGWRRDGFASLRASKLREVEPGIARPELKVIVDEDYSQTSYAAKAAKLDEFHAFLSRMQVGDLITTTSQGQLYLGRISGQAEYVQSAGGLSNLRRSVDWAQEGFDYGDLAGEIKARLQVQYDVVEMTQQLDLLEKLLAAQTAVVEDDEPPAQPVVARELTLPDATDALAESLNVDRAWLQECIDLLRDRPQLIFYGPPGTGKTFIAQHLAAHLAGDNVRLVQFHPAYSYEDFFEGYRPLEEGGFKLKPGPLRKTVDAARESPSTPYFLIIDEINRGNLAKIFGELYFLLEYRSQNVDLLYATDDDIGFTLPENVFIIGTMNTADRSIALVDAAMRRRFAFVPLHPSEPPTNGVLRRWLAASDLDMGIADLLEELNRRIEDPDFKIGPSYFMRKAVHEQGGLERAWRTAILPLLEEHHYGDGTDVRARYGLNAIRARVAGRSASDQAGSGGGEPADPA; the protein is encoded by the coding sequence ATGACCTCGATGGGTCACCGGGAGCAAGCGGCAGATGTGATCGACGATGCGGTTAAGCCTGGCGGCGATCGAGGGGTGAATGCCTGGGTGGTCAGGGCCGGCAGCCAAGGTGAGGCGGAGGCGTCCAATCTGGAGCTCGGCCGCGCGAGCATCGGATGGCCCGAGGTTCCGGACATGTCGGCGGTGGCCTCCCGCGAGCAGCTCCGCGAGATCGTCGACGGGCTGTATCCCGCCGCTTCGGCTCAGAGCCGTGCCGTCACAACAGGGCAGCTGTGGGCCTTCCGGAGCTCCATCGCTGTTGGCGACCTGGTGGTGATGCCCTTGAAGACCCAGCCGGGCATGATCGCCCTGGGGCGATCCACCGGCACATATCGCTATGACGCCGGCGGCCCCGAATCGGCAAGGCACTACGTGCCTGTTCAGTGGCAGCCCGATCCTGTCTCACGAGACGCACTGCAGCCGGATCTCCTGGCGATGGTGAACGGGGCCATGACTGTCTTCAGCGTTTCGCGTAACGACGCTGCGGAGCGCCTTCAGGCCGTGGCGGAGCATGGCGTGGACCCCGGTTCCGGATCGGGCGACGGGTCTCAGGAGCCCGTGCGGCGTTGGCTGCTGTACCGCAGTCTGCTCGAGGTGCTTGCGGAACACGGGAGGCCATTGCGCAGGTCCGAAGCCTACGAACGTGTTGCCGAACGACTGGACGGCCAACTCACCGACTACGAACTTGCGACCTTCCGCGACACCGACGACACAGCGCGGTGGCGACACAACCTCGGCTGGGGCACCACCGACATGGTCGCTGCCGGTTGGATGACCAAGACACGCGAAGGCTGGGCGATCACCGACGCCGGCAGGGAAGCCCTCGCATCGCACCCTGACGGTGCCGGCCTCGATGTCGACTCTGACCGTGCCTACCGAGACCGCTTGAAGGCCCGAAAGGCCGACCCCGGCAGCGAGACCGGCTACGCCCAGATCCTGGAAGCCGCACTGGAGCTCCTTGAGCCGGGCCAGTGGACGACCTATGACGAACTGGCTGTCGTGGCGAACACGAATGCCCAGACGGTCGGCAACTTCATGAACACGACGACCGCCGACGGGGCACACCGAGTCCTCGGGAAAGACGGTCGTCCGGCGTCCAGTTTCGCATGGTCCGACGGGCGCGCCGACGATGTGCGCGAAGTGCTTGAGGTCGAGGGCGTCCAGTTCGACGAGTCAGGGGCAGCGAGCGAGAGGCAGCACGTTCGTACCGAGGACTTCCGTGCCTTCTTGGAGGAGAAGGGAGTGCTGGTCGCCCTGCCGCGGCGCGCGTGGCTGGTCCGGGGATCGTCGGTGGACGGTCATGACCTCGTCCCCGGCTGGCGCCGGGACGGCTTCGCGTCGCTGCGGGCGTCCAAGCTCCGCGAGGTGGAACCGGGGATAGCGCGTCCGGAGCTGAAGGTGATCGTGGATGAGGACTACTCGCAGACCTCATATGCCGCCAAGGCGGCCAAGCTGGACGAGTTCCACGCCTTCCTCTCCCGCATGCAGGTGGGCGACCTCATCACGACAACCAGCCAGGGCCAGCTGTACCTGGGCCGCATCAGCGGGCAGGCCGAATACGTCCAGTCGGCCGGCGGCTTGTCGAACCTGCGCCGGTCCGTGGACTGGGCGCAGGAGGGATTCGACTACGGCGACTTGGCCGGTGAGATCAAGGCCCGTCTCCAGGTGCAGTACGACGTGGTGGAGATGACCCAGCAGTTGGATCTGTTGGAGAAGCTGCTGGCGGCGCAGACCGCGGTCGTCGAGGACGACGAGCCACCGGCCCAGCCGGTCGTCGCGCGCGAATTGACCTTGCCGGATGCTACCGATGCCCTGGCTGAGTCGCTGAACGTGGATCGGGCCTGGTTGCAGGAGTGCATCGACCTCCTGCGGGACCGTCCGCAGTTGATCTTCTACGGGCCGCCGGGCACGGGCAAGACGTTCATCGCCCAACACCTCGCCGCCCACTTGGCGGGCGACAACGTGCGGCTGGTGCAGTTCCATCCGGCTTACTCGTATGAGGACTTCTTCGAGGGTTACCGGCCGTTGGAGGAGGGCGGGTTCAAGCTCAAGCCCGGTCCGTTGCGGAAGACGGTGGACGCCGCGCGGGAGAGTCCGTCGACGCCGTACTTCCTGATCATCGACGAGATCAACCGCGGCAACCTGGCGAAGATCTTCGGCGAGTTGTACTTCCTCCTGGAGTACCGCAGCCAGAACGTCGACCTGTTGTATGCCACCGATGACGACATCGGGTTCACGCTCCCGGAGAACGTGTTCATCATCGGCACGATGAACACCGCGGACCGTTCGATCGCCCTGGTGGACGCGGCGATGCGTCGCAGGTTCGCGTTCGTGCCGCTGCACCCGTCCGAGCCGCCCACCAACGGTGTTTTGCGCAGGTGGCTGGCGGCGTCCGACCTTGATATGGGGATCGCGGATCTGTTGGAGGAATTGAACCGGCGGATCGAGGATCCGGACTTCAAGATCGGCCCGTCGTACTTCATGCGGAAGGCGGTGCACGAACAGGGCGGTCTGGAGCGGGCGTGGCGGACGGCGATCCTGCCGCTGTTGGAGGAGCACCACTACGGCGACGGCACCGACGTTCGTGCCCGGTACGGGTTGAACGCGATCCGCGCCCGCGTGGCCGGCCGGTCGGCGTCCGACCAAGCGGGGAGTGGTGGTGGCGAACCCGCTGATCCTGCGTGA
- a CDS encoding helicase-related protein → MTTFAVGSLVAARGREWVVLPDSSDDFLVLRPLGGTDDDIAGVLPAIEPVTTASFPPPSADDLGDHESARLLRSALQIGFRSSAGPFRSLAGIAVEPRAYQLVPLLMALRQDTVRLLIADDVGIGKTIEASLIAVELLTIGDARRLAVLCSPALAEQWAGELRAKFGLEAELVLPSTVRRLERQCIGGESIFERFPFTVVSTDFIKSDRRRNEFLRTCPDLVIVDEAHTCVADGGFGGKARTQRYDLVRALAADPNRHLLLVTATPHSGKDAAFRNLIGLLDPALHDLDLDQPKGRELLARHLVQRRRADIRQFLDEETPFPSDRQSKEVAYKLSPAYRDLFDDVLTYARETVRTAQGALQQRISWWSVLALLRALASSPRAAAQTLATRSAALGGESASEADALGRSAVLDLADDETLESADVAPGADASPQSGTPQQRRLRGFLMRARQLEGTSDRKLDAVTAQVKGLLADSYAPIVFCRFIDTAEYVAEHLTKKLGKGTAVACVTGMLPPFERVARIAELADADGPVVLVATDCLSEGVNLQDQFQAVVHYDLAWNPTRHEQREGRVDRFGQHRDVVRAITLYGKDNRIDGIVLDVLLRKHEAIRKATGVSVPVPDNSDAVLEALMEGLILRGGEYRQDALDLEFEQKATDLEREWQSAAENERASRTKFAQRAIHPQEVKAQVDEIRANLGTHAEVCAFTEQALAALKATIKTTPRGFTAATNPLPGGLLDALPPGREGGLTFVRDFPVAKGENVLHRTDAAVEAIASYVLESALDPTLPAAARPARRCAVVRTAAVDTRTTLLLVRYRFHLTLPSRAGERMAVAEDAATLGFTSRDGVLSWLEPDEVGALLEAPPSGNVANPQQYLASALAQLARVREHLDAHGEALAEQIRASHRQVRASSGGVLRGLGVRAESPPDVLGVYVFVPVLKG, encoded by the coding sequence GTGACGACCTTTGCGGTGGGGAGCCTGGTGGCGGCGCGGGGCCGCGAGTGGGTCGTGCTGCCCGACAGCTCGGACGACTTCCTCGTGCTGCGTCCCCTGGGCGGCACCGATGACGACATCGCAGGCGTGCTGCCGGCCATTGAGCCCGTGACCACGGCGTCATTCCCGCCACCCAGCGCCGATGACCTGGGCGACCACGAGAGCGCCCGCCTGCTGCGCAGCGCCCTGCAGATCGGCTTCCGGTCCAGCGCCGGCCCGTTCCGTTCGCTGGCCGGGATCGCCGTCGAGCCGCGCGCCTACCAACTGGTGCCGCTGCTGATGGCGCTGCGGCAGGACACCGTCCGCCTGCTGATCGCCGATGACGTCGGCATCGGCAAGACCATCGAGGCGTCCCTCATCGCAGTCGAACTGCTGACTATCGGGGACGCCCGCAGGCTTGCGGTGCTGTGCAGCCCGGCGCTGGCCGAGCAGTGGGCCGGCGAGCTGCGCGCCAAGTTCGGCTTGGAGGCCGAACTGGTGCTGCCGAGCACGGTGCGCCGCCTGGAACGCCAGTGCATCGGCGGTGAGTCCATCTTCGAACGGTTCCCGTTCACGGTCGTGTCGACCGACTTCATCAAGTCCGACCGGCGACGCAACGAGTTTCTGCGCACCTGTCCCGACCTGGTCATCGTCGACGAGGCCCACACCTGCGTGGCGGACGGCGGGTTCGGCGGCAAGGCACGCACTCAGCGCTACGACTTGGTCCGCGCTCTGGCCGCGGACCCCAACCGGCACCTGTTGCTCGTCACCGCCACCCCGCACAGCGGCAAGGACGCGGCGTTCCGCAACCTGATTGGGCTGCTCGACCCGGCGTTGCACGACCTGGACCTCGACCAGCCGAAGGGGCGTGAGCTGCTGGCCCGGCACCTGGTGCAGCGGCGCCGCGCCGACATCCGCCAGTTCCTCGACGAGGAGACCCCCTTCCCGTCCGATCGGCAGTCCAAGGAAGTCGCGTACAAGCTGTCGCCCGCCTACCGCGACCTGTTCGATGACGTGCTCACCTACGCCCGCGAGACCGTTCGCACCGCCCAGGGGGCGCTGCAGCAGCGGATCAGTTGGTGGTCGGTGCTCGCTCTGCTGCGTGCCTTGGCATCCTCGCCCCGTGCAGCTGCGCAGACCCTCGCGACCCGTTCGGCTGCCCTCGGCGGGGAGTCCGCCAGCGAAGCAGACGCCTTGGGTCGTTCGGCCGTCCTCGACCTGGCAGACGACGAGACTCTCGAGTCAGCCGACGTGGCGCCGGGCGCCGACGCTTCGCCCCAGTCGGGGACCCCACAGCAACGCAGGCTGCGCGGCTTCCTGATGCGCGCTCGCCAACTTGAGGGCACCAGCGACCGCAAGCTCGACGCAGTCACCGCGCAGGTCAAGGGGCTCCTAGCGGACTCCTACGCGCCAATCGTGTTCTGCCGGTTCATCGATACTGCCGAGTACGTCGCCGAGCATCTGACCAAGAAGCTGGGCAAGGGGACAGCGGTGGCGTGCGTCACCGGCATGCTGCCGCCCTTCGAGCGGGTGGCCAGGATCGCCGAACTGGCGGACGCCGACGGCCCGGTGGTGCTGGTCGCGACAGACTGTCTGTCGGAGGGCGTCAACCTGCAGGACCAGTTCCAGGCCGTCGTCCACTACGACCTGGCCTGGAATCCGACCCGTCACGAGCAGCGGGAGGGCCGCGTCGACCGGTTCGGTCAGCACCGCGACGTCGTCCGCGCCATCACCCTTTATGGCAAGGACAACCGGATCGACGGCATCGTCCTTGACGTTCTGCTCCGCAAGCACGAGGCCATCCGGAAGGCAACGGGCGTGTCTGTTCCCGTGCCCGACAACAGCGACGCCGTGCTGGAGGCCCTGATGGAGGGCCTGATCCTGCGCGGCGGTGAGTATCGCCAGGATGCCCTCGACCTGGAGTTCGAGCAGAAGGCCACTGACCTGGAGCGGGAGTGGCAATCGGCCGCAGAAAACGAGAGAGCGTCGCGCACCAAGTTCGCCCAGCGCGCGATCCATCCCCAAGAGGTCAAAGCCCAGGTCGACGAGATCCGCGCCAACCTCGGCACGCACGCGGAGGTGTGCGCGTTCACCGAGCAGGCGCTTGCTGCCCTCAAGGCCACCATCAAGACGACGCCGCGCGGCTTCACCGCCGCCACCAACCCGTTGCCGGGCGGCCTGCTGGACGCTCTACCACCGGGCCGCGAGGGTGGACTCACCTTCGTGCGTGACTTCCCCGTCGCCAAGGGCGAGAACGTGCTGCATCGCACGGACGCCGCCGTCGAGGCCATCGCCTCCTACGTGCTCGAGTCGGCGCTCGACCCGACCTTGCCGGCCGCCGCCCGGCCTGCCCGCCGCTGTGCGGTCGTCCGGACGGCTGCGGTCGACACTCGCACCACGCTGCTGCTCGTCCGCTACCGATTCCACCTGACTTTACCGTCACGCGCTGGTGAGCGGATGGCGGTCGCCGAGGACGCCGCCACCCTCGGGTTCACCTCCCGTGATGGTGTCCTGTCGTGGCTGGAACCCGACGAGGTCGGCGCTCTGCTGGAGGCTCCGCCCTCGGGCAACGTAGCCAACCCCCAGCAGTACCTGGCTTCGGCCCTGGCTCAGCTGGCGCGCGTGCGGGAGCATCTGGACGCTCACGGTGAGGCGCTCGCCGAACAGATTCGTGCTTCGCACCGGCAAGTGCGGGCGTCGTCCGGTGGTGTGCTACGCGGGCTGGGGGTCCGGGCCGAGAGCCCTCCGGATGTGCTGGGTGTGTATGTGTTCGTTCCAGTACTGAAGGGTTGA